One Zerene cesonia ecotype Mississippi chromosome 9, Zerene_cesonia_1.1, whole genome shotgun sequence DNA window includes the following coding sequences:
- the LOC119829092 gene encoding protein tipE isoform X1, whose translation MADEEEKLPIPPTFLEKLLFYTTATFVLLAIFSLFAFLFLVPFVIEPAFTTIFMQFDPVGALCVTAEVKHLVGASNCSWASCREGCTKDLFECTQIRVNYKLGYPPNISATDYEALIRAERSLRKDYDYENYESPLDKIDPEMEDLELPEVIPTGLQGNDSEWYFTGARLFPNVKGCGYPPILNCTIFYGKYRPLGTNYTCYYSRVDPGLVITELDMWQNTLNLVYAMAIPIPSFFISVIYLTIAYFKIYNTEEESEQAPLQSDAEAMATGDDGKPTTPGSDTFREDLACFGHQLKLQLANDKPKEGFESNSPPISNSASLSGTKSSFVNA comes from the exons ATGGCCGACGAAGAAGAAAAACTGCCGATACCTCCCACATTCCTCGAGAAACTTCTATTCTACACGACAGCTACGTTCGTCCTCCTCGCGATATTCAGCCTCTTCGCCTTCCTCTTCTTAGTACCATTCGTGATAGAACCAGCCTTCACCACCATATTCATGCAGTTCGATCCAGTCGGCGCGTTATGTGTCACAGCTGAAGTGAAACATTTGGTCGGCGCGAGCAACTGCTCCTGGGCGTCCTGCAGAGAAGGCTGCACCAAAGACCTCTTCGAATGCACTCAGATACGAGTCAACTATAAACTGGGCTATCCTCCAAATATATCTGCTACTGATTACGAAGCACTCATTAGAGCTGAACGATCTTTGAGGAAAGATTACGATTACGAAAACTACGAATCACCATTGGATAAAATCGATCCAGAAATGGAAGATCTGGAATTGCCTGAAGTTATACCTACTGGATTGCAAGGCAACGACTCAGAATGGTATTTCACTGGTGCTAGATTATTCCCGAATGTTAAGGGATGCGGTTATCCacctattttaaattgtactaTATTCTATGGCAAATATAGACCACTGGGCACCAATTACACTTGTTATTACAGTCGCGTTGACCCTGGATTAGTGATCACGGAATTGGACATGTGGCAGAATACGCTCAATTTAGTTTACGCCATGGCCATACCAATTccatccttttttatttcggtGATATACCTAACGATTGcctactttaaaatttacaatactgAGGAGGAATCGGAACAAGCTCCCCTGCAGAGTGATGCAGAGGCTATGGCAACAGGAGACGACGGCAAACCAACAACTCCTGGCTCCGATACATTTAGGGAAGATTTAGCTTGCTTTGGCcatcaattaaaattgcaGTTAGCTAACGATAAACCAAAAGAAGGCTTCGAATCAAATAGCCCTCCAATTTCCAACTCTGCGTCATTGTCTGG GACCAAATCGTCTTTCGTGAACGCCTAA
- the LOC119829092 gene encoding protein tipE isoform X2: MADEEEKLPIPPTFLEKLLFYTTATFVLLAIFSLFAFLFLVPFVIEPAFTTIFMQFDPVGALCVTAEVKHLVGASNCSWASCREGCTKDLFECTQIRVNYKLGYPPNISATDYEALIRAERSLRKDYDYENYESPLDKIDPEMEDLELPEVIPTGLQGNDSEWYFTGARLFPNVKGCGYPPILNCTIFYGKYRPLGTNYTCYYSRVDPGLVITELDMWQNTLNLVYAMAIPIPSFFISVIYLTIAYFKIYNTEEESEQAPLQSDAEAMATGDDGKPTTPGSDTFREDLACFGHQLKLQLANDKPKEGFESNSPPISNSASLSG, from the exons ATGGCCGACGAAGAAGAAAAACTGCCGATACCTCCCACATTCCTCGAGAAACTTCTATTCTACACGACAGCTACGTTCGTCCTCCTCGCGATATTCAGCCTCTTCGCCTTCCTCTTCTTAGTACCATTCGTGATAGAACCAGCCTTCACCACCATATTCATGCAGTTCGATCCAGTCGGCGCGTTATGTGTCACAGCTGAAGTGAAACATTTGGTCGGCGCGAGCAACTGCTCCTGGGCGTCCTGCAGAGAAGGCTGCACCAAAGACCTCTTCGAATGCACTCAGATACGAGTCAACTATAAACTGGGCTATCCTCCAAATATATCTGCTACTGATTACGAAGCACTCATTAGAGCTGAACGATCTTTGAGGAAAGATTACGATTACGAAAACTACGAATCACCATTGGATAAAATCGATCCAGAAATGGAAGATCTGGAATTGCCTGAAGTTATACCTACTGGATTGCAAGGCAACGACTCAGAATGGTATTTCACTGGTGCTAGATTATTCCCGAATGTTAAGGGATGCGGTTATCCacctattttaaattgtactaTATTCTATGGCAAATATAGACCACTGGGCACCAATTACACTTGTTATTACAGTCGCGTTGACCCTGGATTAGTGATCACGGAATTGGACATGTGGCAGAATACGCTCAATTTAGTTTACGCCATGGCCATACCAATTccatccttttttatttcggtGATATACCTAACGATTGcctactttaaaatttacaatactgAGGAGGAATCGGAACAAGCTCCCCTGCAGAGTGATGCAGAGGCTATGGCAACAGGAGACGACGGCAAACCAACAACTCCTGGCTCCGATACATTTAGGGAAGATTTAGCTTGCTTTGGCcatcaattaaaattgcaGTTAGCTAACGATAAACCAAAAGAAGGCTTCGAATCAAATAGCCCTCCAATTTCCAACTCTGCGTCATTGTCTGG ATGA
- the LOC119829060 gene encoding dynein regulatory complex subunit 4, which yields MTREKLEQFTLRVKEELDKEREERNYFQLERDKIRTFWEITRQQLEEAKAELRNKERATEEAQEENEALLETEKQKIKHLKYEQQAASAALRAENLVALKAAKEEHTEQELELLNDKRTLRQEMREKILAAQDELRRAKLIHAEELSNTRSVFEERARQIEDKAEKKLQETKVELTVKHRTEIAEVEERKNKQLSELIAHHERAFSDLKNYYNDITLNNLGLISSLKQQMEDMQKVKERAEKIARDAVAETKSLREPLEAAIIDNKELKRQMSNYDRDKAALAAKTKQLASLEKQFEVLKWEYEVLQVRFERILAERDELKARFSRAVLEVQQRASLKTALLEAKLKNMEGRDLGPREMHELLKLKDTQVEDLRYEAARLRKAHDDLLATYEAKLAKLGVPAEELGFKPLKAVAVAGLSPVIGQGPAGLVTKDQI from the exons ATGACACGGGAAAAACTCGAGCAATTCACGCTCAGGGTAAAAGAAGAATTGGACAAAGAAAGAGAGGAAAGAAACTACTTCCAATTAGAAAGAGATAAAATAAGAACATTCTGGGAAATAACAAGACAACAATTGGAAGAAGCGAAGGCGGAACTAAGGAACAAGGAAAGAGCTACCGAAGAGGCTCAAGAAGAGAATGAAGCGCTATTGGAAACAGAGAagcagaaaataaaacatttgaagtACGAACAGCAAGCTGCCTCAGCTGCTTTACGCGCTGAAAATTTAGTTGCTTTGAAAGCAGCGAAAGAAGAACATACAGAACAAGAATTGGAGCTTCTCAATGACAAACGTACATTACGCCAAGAAATGAGAGAGAAAATTCTAGCAGCGCAAGACGAGTTGCGACGCGCGAAATTAATTCACGCTGAAGAACTGTCAAACACGAGATCCGTGTTTGAAGAGCGAGCACGACAAATCGAGGATAAAGCAGAGAAGAAACTGCAGGAGACAAAAGTGGAATTAACCGTTAAACACAGAACGGAGATAGCCGAGGTTGAGGAGAGgaagaataaacaattatcTGAGCTGATTGCACACCACGAGAGAGCGTTTTCGGATTTGAAGAACTATTACAATGATATTACTCTAAATAATTTAG GCTTAATCAGTAGTCTAAAACAACAGATGGAGGACATGCAAAAGGTAAAAGAGAGGGCAGAGAAAATTGCAAGAGATGCTGTGGCTGAGACCAAGAGTCTTAGAGAACCGTTGGAGGCTGCGATAATTGATAACAAGGAGTTGAAACGGCAGATGTCTAACTATGATCGGGACAAAGCGGCGCTGGCA gctaaaacaaaacaacttgCATCTTTAGAAAAACAGTTCGAAGTACTTAAATGGGAATATGAGGTGTTACAAGTTCGCTTCGAAAGAATTCTCGCTGAGAGAGATGAATTGAAAGCAag ATTTTCTAGAGCAGTTCTTGAAGTTCAACAGCGAGCGTCTTTAAAAACTGCACTTTTGGAGgcgaaattgaaaaatatggaGGGAAGGGATCTTGGGCCAAGGGAAATGCat GAGCTGTTAAAATTGAAAGACACTCAAGTAGAAGATCTGCGCTATGAAGCGGCAAGACTCCGAAAAGCTCACGATGACCTATTGGCTACGTACGAAGCAAAATTGGCCAAACTTGGTGTGCCAGCCGAAGAACTAGGATTTAA accATTGAAAGCGGTTGCCGTTGCGGGACTCTCGCCTGTCATTGGTCAAGGTCCAGCTGGTTTAGTTACAAaagatcaaatataa
- the LOC119829139 gene encoding uncharacterized protein LOC119829139, whose product MFQKLLCKIVCFVKKSVREEGKLADITGYENVISVPFLITEIVFLGLTIAFLNKYKQIRSKDRLDELLQDSRDALQQTNEFLEKWRLRRVKTEYSYLDEEPQEIKPYKLEVPILHMAIIDTLGTTRSRPERGDAGDTINITDSTLLSVTSLLDEDYEAIPEPISDERFDDSMEKCITEFKNRYLWDVVEEDD is encoded by the exons ATGTTTCAAAAGCTGTTGTGCAAAATCGTTTGTTTTGTGAAGAAGTCCGTTCGGGAGGAGGGGAAATTAGCGGATATAACGGGTTATGAGAACGTTATAAGTGTACCGTTTCTTATCACCGAAATCGTTTTCTTGGGCTTGACTATAGCT tttttaaacAAGTATAAACAAATTCGTTCCAAAGATAGATTGGATGAACTCCTACAGGACAGTCGGGATGCCTTGCAGCAAACCAACGAGTTTTTAGAAAAATGGCGATTGCGAAGG GTAAAGACTGAATATTCTTACCTAGATGAGGAGCCGCAAGAGATAAAACCGTACAAACTGGAAGTGCCTATATTACACATGGCGATAATAGAT acgCTTGGAACTACCAGAAGTAGACCAGAGAGAGGTGACGCTGGTGACACAATAAACATCACAGATTCAACCCTCCTCTCCGTGACGTCACTGCTCGATGAAGACTACGAGGCTATCCCTGAACCAATCAGCGACGAGAGGTTCGACGACTCAATGGAAAAATGTATCACGGAGTTCAAGAATCGCTACCTTTGGGACGTTGTGGAGGAAGATGATTGA